A DNA window from Streptococcus mutans contains the following coding sequences:
- a CDS encoding AAA family ATPase yields the protein MANFNGRDPFGNMDDIFNQLMGNMGGYNSENRRYLINGREVSPEEFAQYRQTGKLPGNPEIQQAQAAARTPKEDSILTKLGNNLTEEARQGNLDPVIGRNKEIQETAEILARRTKNNPVLVGDAGVGKTAVVEGLAQAIVNGDVPASIKNKEVISIDISGLEAGTQYRGAFEENIQNLVKEVKEAGNIILFFDEIHQILGAGSTGGDSGSKGLADIIKPALSRGELTVIGATTQDEYRNTIMKNAALARRFNEVKVNAPSAEDTYEILKGISALYEQHHNVILPKEVLKAAVDLSVQYIPQRSLPDKAIDLVDMTAAHLAAQHPATDVKTLEKEIQTEKDKQQAAAEKEDYEEALKSKTKIDKLQAQIDNHTEGQKVTATINDVAEAVERLTGIPVSQMGSSDIERLKEMNSRLKGKVIGQDEAVEAVSRAIRRNRAGFDEGNRPIGSFLFVGPTGVGKTELAKQLALDMFGSKDSIIRLDMSEYSDRTAVSKLIGTTAGYVGYDDNSNTLTERVRRNPYSIVLLDEIEKADSQVITLLLQVLDDGRLTDGQGNTINFKNTVIIATSNAGFGNEALTGQEDKDMKIMDRIAPYFRPEFLNRFNAVIEFSHLSKEDLDEIVNLMLSEVNTTLAKKGIDLVVSDSAKAHLIEEGYDEAMGVRPLRRVIEQEIRDKVTDFYLDHTDVKHLKAEMQDDKLIIEEA from the coding sequence ATGGCAAATTTTAATGGACGCGATCCTTTTGGAAATATGGACGATATTTTTAATCAATTAATGGGTAATATGGGGGGATACAACTCTGAAAACCGTCGATATTTAATTAACGGTCGTGAAGTAAGTCCCGAAGAATTCGCACAATACAGACAAACAGGTAAGCTTCCTGGCAATCCAGAAATACAGCAAGCTCAAGCTGCTGCTAGAACTCCAAAAGAAGACAGTATTTTGACTAAGCTTGGTAACAATTTAACCGAAGAAGCCAGACAAGGTAACCTTGATCCTGTTATTGGACGGAATAAAGAAATTCAAGAAACTGCTGAGATCTTAGCTCGGCGGACTAAAAACAATCCTGTTCTGGTCGGTGATGCCGGTGTTGGTAAAACAGCTGTCGTTGAAGGCTTAGCACAGGCTATTGTTAACGGTGATGTCCCTGCCAGTATTAAAAATAAGGAAGTTATTTCTATTGATATTTCAGGATTAGAAGCTGGTACACAATACCGTGGTGCTTTCGAAGAAAATATTCAAAACTTGGTTAAAGAAGTCAAAGAAGCTGGCAATATCATCCTCTTCTTTGATGAAATTCATCAAATTTTAGGTGCTGGTTCAACTGGTGGTGACAGTGGTTCTAAAGGTTTGGCAGACATTATCAAACCTGCTTTATCTCGCGGTGAATTGACTGTTATCGGTGCTACTACGCAAGATGAATACCGCAATACCATTATGAAAAACGCTGCATTGGCACGTCGTTTCAACGAAGTCAAAGTAAATGCACCTTCTGCTGAGGATACTTACGAAATTTTAAAAGGTATTTCAGCTCTCTACGAACAACATCATAATGTTATTTTGCCTAAGGAAGTTTTAAAAGCTGCTGTTGACTTATCCGTACAATACATCCCGCAACGCAGTCTGCCTGATAAGGCCATTGACCTTGTTGATATGACAGCTGCTCATCTGGCTGCTCAACATCCAGCAACTGATGTTAAGACACTTGAAAAAGAAATTCAAACTGAAAAAGATAAACAACAAGCTGCTGCTGAAAAAGAAGATTATGAGGAAGCTCTTAAATCAAAAACTAAAATTGATAAACTGCAAGCACAAATTGACAATCATACTGAAGGGCAAAAGGTCACTGCTACTATCAACGATGTGGCTGAGGCAGTTGAACGTTTGACAGGTATCCCTGTTTCGCAAATGGGAAGCAGTGACATTGAACGTCTAAAAGAAATGAATTCTCGTCTCAAAGGCAAAGTTATTGGTCAAGATGAAGCTGTTGAAGCTGTTTCACGCGCTATTCGCCGTAACCGTGCTGGTTTTGATGAAGGCAACCGTCCAATCGGCAGTTTCCTTTTTGTCGGACCTACTGGTGTTGGTAAAACAGAATTGGCTAAGCAGTTAGCCTTGGATATGTTTGGTTCTAAAGACTCTATTATCCGTCTTGATATGTCAGAGTACAGTGATCGTACAGCTGTTTCCAAATTGATTGGTACTACTGCCGGTTATGTCGGCTATGATGATAACAGCAATACATTGACTGAACGTGTTCGCCGCAATCCTTATTCTATCGTTTTACTTGATGAGATTGAAAAGGCTGACTCTCAAGTCATCACTCTTCTCCTTCAAGTATTGGATGATGGTCGTTTGACAGACGGACAAGGTAATACCATTAACTTTAAGAATACCGTGATTATTGCAACTTCTAATGCTGGTTTTGGTAATGAAGCATTAACTGGTCAGGAAGATAAGGACATGAAGATCATGGATCGCATTGCCCCTTACTTCCGTCCCGAGTTTTTAAACCGTTTCAATGCAGTCATTGAATTCTCTCACTTAAGCAAAGAAGACTTGGATGAAATCGTTAATCTCATGCTATCTGAAGTGAATACCACGCTTGCTAAGAAAGGAATTGATCTTGTTGTCAGTGACAGCGCCAAGGCACATTTGATTGAAGAAGGTTATGACGAAGCAATGGGTGTTCGTCCATTACGCCGAGTTATCGAGCAAGAAATTCGTGATAAAGTAACTGACTTCTATCTTGATCATACAGATGTTAAACATCTCAAAGCTGAAATGCAAGATGACAAATTGATTATTGAAGAAGCTTAA
- a CDS encoding pyridoxamine kinase, with translation MLPRLLVANDLPGLGKVALASSLPLMAACQVETAILPTVLLSSHTGGFKQLRIDDYTVGMTGFLEQWQNLGIAFDGLVTGYLKNSQQINLILEFANAKQLPLFVDPIMGDKGCFYQGFDQGHANHMRRLCQNADVIIPNLTEAAFLTKTAYLEKDYQSSQVERLLKKLAALGPSYIVLTGVTFEADKIGLAIYDRTKDKVVYLMAKHYPQHFYGTGDILTAILSSAYFRGISLEKSGRLALDFLNEVMMTTLALERDLRYGLCYEPHLLDLIKNYQLLLKEKK, from the coding sequence ATGTTACCGCGTTTACTTGTCGCTAATGATTTACCGGGACTTGGCAAGGTCGCTTTAGCCAGCAGTTTGCCTCTTATGGCTGCTTGCCAAGTAGAAACAGCCATTTTACCAACGGTGCTCTTATCATCACATACTGGTGGCTTCAAACAGCTTCGTATAGATGATTATACAGTAGGTATGACAGGCTTTTTAGAACAGTGGCAGAATTTAGGAATCGCTTTTGATGGTCTGGTAACTGGCTATCTCAAGAATAGTCAGCAAATAAACCTGATCTTAGAATTTGCAAATGCGAAACAGTTGCCTTTATTTGTAGATCCTATTATGGGAGATAAAGGCTGTTTTTATCAGGGATTTGATCAAGGACATGCTAATCATATGCGACGACTATGCCAAAACGCTGACGTTATTATTCCCAATTTAACTGAAGCTGCTTTTTTAACAAAAACAGCTTATTTAGAGAAGGATTATCAGTCTAGTCAAGTCGAAAGACTGTTAAAAAAATTAGCAGCTTTAGGACCTTCTTATATTGTTTTAACAGGTGTTACTTTTGAAGCAGATAAGATTGGTTTAGCCATTTATGACCGTACAAAAGACAAGGTGGTTTACTTGATGGCTAAACATTATCCACAACATTTTTATGGTACAGGAGATATATTAACAGCAATCCTGTCTTCCGCTTATTTTAGAGGAATTTCTCTTGAGAAATCTGGTCGTCTTGCTTTAGATTTTTTGAATGAAGTCATGATGACGACCCTAGCATTAGAAAGAGATTTAAGATATGGTCTTTGTTATGAACCGCATTTACTTGATTTAATAAAGAATTATCAATTATTATTAAAGGAGAAAAAATGA
- a CDS encoding ECF transporter S component translates to MKKEELRRLIEVSLFAALILVSVQFLRIQVGPQFVHLGNALVVIAVLVFGSGFGALAAALGLGLFDIFNGYAAEVWITILESLLVCYVLHLVYEKAMKANDKPATIFTVGLVAAVTKIILNLFKYTLINSFIGGLALLPAMVGALAKITGTFGTSIVTIVAVPILYPIFKRIVQGKN, encoded by the coding sequence ATGAAAAAAGAAGAGTTACGTCGTTTGATAGAAGTGAGTTTATTTGCAGCCTTGATTTTAGTCAGTGTTCAATTTCTGCGTATTCAGGTGGGACCGCAGTTTGTTCATTTGGGCAATGCCTTAGTGGTTATCGCTGTTCTTGTTTTTGGTTCAGGTTTTGGTGCTTTAGCAGCTGCACTTGGTTTGGGACTTTTTGATATTTTCAACGGTTATGCGGCAGAAGTTTGGATAACTATTTTAGAATCACTGCTTGTTTGCTATGTTTTGCATTTAGTTTATGAGAAAGCGATGAAAGCCAATGATAAACCGGCAACTATTTTTACTGTTGGACTAGTTGCTGCGGTAACGAAGATTATTCTCAATCTTTTTAAATATACTCTGATTAACAGTTTCATTGGTGGCTTAGCTCTACTTCCAGCAATGGTAGGAGCCTTGGCTAAAATTACAGGTACTTTTGGAACTTCGATTGTTACCATTGTAGCTGTTCCTATACTTTATCCCATTTTTAAACGGATTGTCCAAGGTAAAAATTAA
- a CDS encoding PLP-dependent aminotransferase family protein codes for MVSKYHEIFLNIIQQIEDGQLKRGDKLPSIRQLSQDFHCSKDTVQKALSELKYQKYIYPILKSGYYVFEDNHEEEILPPISPSNYHNIAYEDFRTCMNKTLVGREDYLFNYYHQEEGLEELTQSLQALFVDEAIYSKKENIVVTSGSQQALYILSQMTFPNQKEIILLEQPTYHRMNTLVKSQNLPYLTIERGFDGLDFNRLEEIFKQEKIKFFYTIPRLSNPLGLSYSHKEKQTLVELAHKYDVYIIEDDYMADFDRASNVSLHYLDTNDRIIYLKSFSMSLFPALRLGSLILPKKLLKKFLDYKNLIDYDTNLIMQKALSLYIDNGMFAKNKKRLKQMYYQKTSELAKEFSTFTLKLPHHIFQDSLILQLPTKVNLALLKYRLNSPNFLEKNYINTCPYHFIQLQAGEDRQNLLTIFE; via the coding sequence ATGGTTAGTAAATATCATGAAATTTTTTTAAATATTATACAGCAAATCGAAGATGGTCAACTAAAACGCGGCGATAAACTGCCTTCTATTCGTCAACTGAGCCAAGATTTTCACTGCAGCAAAGATACTGTTCAAAAAGCTTTGTCAGAATTGAAATATCAAAAATATATTTATCCTATTCTCAAAAGCGGTTATTACGTTTTTGAGGATAATCATGAAGAAGAAATCCTACCTCCAATCTCTCCTTCTAATTACCACAATATTGCTTACGAAGATTTTAGAACCTGCATGAATAAGACTTTAGTTGGGCGAGAAGATTATCTCTTCAACTACTATCATCAAGAAGAAGGATTGGAAGAGCTGACGCAATCTTTACAGGCGCTTTTCGTAGACGAAGCCATTTACAGCAAAAAAGAAAATATCGTTGTCACTTCTGGCAGCCAACAAGCCCTTTACATCCTATCACAGATGACCTTTCCCAATCAAAAAGAGATTATTTTACTGGAACAGCCGACCTACCATCGCATGAACACCTTGGTTAAATCGCAAAATCTTCCCTACTTAACTATTGAGCGAGGATTTGATGGACTTGATTTTAATCGACTAGAGGAGATTTTTAAACAAGAAAAGATTAAGTTCTTTTATACTATTCCGCGTCTATCTAACCCTTTGGGTTTGTCATACAGTCACAAAGAAAAACAAACTTTGGTAGAATTAGCTCATAAATACGATGTCTACATTATTGAAGATGACTATATGGCAGATTTTGACAGAGCCAGCAATGTTTCCTTACATTACTTAGATACCAACGATAGGATTATTTATTTAAAATCATTTTCTATGTCGCTTTTTCCTGCTTTACGTTTAGGAAGTTTAATCCTTCCTAAGAAACTCTTGAAAAAATTTCTTGATTATAAAAATCTGATTGATTACGATACTAATCTTATCATGCAAAAGGCACTCTCTTTGTATATTGATAATGGTATGTTTGCTAAAAATAAGAAACGTCTCAAGCAAATGTATTATCAAAAAACATCTGAGTTAGCAAAAGAATTTTCAACTTTTACTCTCAAGCTTCCTCATCATATTTTCCAAGATTCATTAATATTACAATTACCAACTAAAGTCAACCTTGCTCTTTTAAAGTATAGACTCAATTCACCTAATTTTTTGGAAAAAAATTATATTAATACTTGCCCCTACCACTTTATTCAACTGCAAGCAGGAGAAGACCGGCAGAATTTGCTAACTATTTTCGAGTAA
- the mmuM gene encoding homocysteine S-methyltransferase has protein sequence MGRFKTLLNQEDYLILHGALGTELEFLGYDVSGKLWSAKYLLENPSIIQTIHETYLRSGSDIVTTSSYQASYQGLCDYGLSQEEAEKMIALTVSLAKNAREKVWQELSEKEKQVRPYPLISGDVGPYAAYLADGSEYTGNYGQLDKEVLKDFHRSRIKILVDEGSDLLALETIPNFLEAQALVELLQEEFPSVEAYMSFTAQNGTTISDGTAIEEVAELIDKASQILALGINCSSPSVYSSLLKKVADITDKPLVTYPNSGEVYDGQHQMWTQSADLSHTLLENTKIWHTFGAKVVGGCCRTRPNDIESLSRGLRE, from the coding sequence ATGGGACGTTTCAAAACATTATTAAATCAAGAAGATTATCTTATTTTACATGGTGCTTTGGGAACAGAATTGGAATTTTTGGGTTATGATGTTTCAGGCAAACTATGGTCGGCCAAATACCTTTTGGAAAATCCAAGTATCATTCAAACGATTCATGAAACTTATTTACGTTCAGGTTCTGATATTGTAACTACATCTAGTTACCAAGCTAGTTACCAAGGTTTATGTGACTATGGTTTAAGTCAGGAAGAAGCTGAAAAAATGATAGCCTTGACAGTTAGTTTAGCTAAAAATGCTAGAGAGAAAGTCTGGCAGGAGCTGAGTGAAAAAGAAAAACAAGTTCGCCCCTATCCCTTAATCAGTGGTGATGTTGGCCCTTATGCGGCTTATTTAGCTGATGGTTCTGAATATACAGGGAATTATGGTCAGCTTGATAAGGAAGTTCTTAAAGATTTTCATAGGTCACGTATTAAAATCTTAGTTGATGAGGGTAGTGATTTATTAGCGCTTGAGACTATTCCAAATTTCTTAGAAGCACAGGCCTTGGTTGAACTCTTACAGGAAGAATTTCCGTCTGTAGAAGCTTACATGAGTTTTACAGCTCAAAATGGCACTACGATTTCTGACGGAACAGCCATAGAAGAAGTGGCTGAACTGATTGATAAGGCGTCGCAAATTCTGGCTTTAGGTATTAATTGCAGCTCACCGTCAGTGTACAGCAGTCTTTTGAAAAAGGTTGCCGATATAACAGATAAACCTTTAGTGACTTACCCTAATTCTGGTGAAGTCTATGATGGCCAACACCAAATGTGGACACAATCTGCTGATTTATCGCATACGCTTTTGGAAAATACTAAAATTTGGCATACATTCGGTGCCAAAGTAGTGGGCGGCTGCTGTCGTACGAGACCAAATGATATTGAAAGTTTAAGCAGAGGCCTGAGAGAATGA